A window of Chroicocephalus ridibundus unplaced genomic scaffold, bChrRid1.1 SCAFFOLD_181, whole genome shotgun sequence contains these coding sequences:
- the LOC134509375 gene encoding olfactory receptor 14J1-like, whose protein sequence is MSNGSSITQFLLLAFADTRELQLLHFCLFLGIYLAALVGNGLIITAVACDHRLHTPMYFFLLNLSLLDLGAISTTLPKAMANSLWDTSAISYTGCVAQLFLFLTLMSAEFYLLTVMAYDRYVAICKPLHYGSLLGSRACVHMAAAAWGSGFLTALLHTANTFSIPLCQGNGLDQFFCETPQILKLSCSQSDYLREAGLLVVSAFGFLGCFVFIAVSYVQIFRAVMRIPSQQGRQKAFSTCLPHLAVVSLFITTGVFSNLKPPSVSSSFLNLVVSFLYSVVPPAVNPLIYSMRNQELKDALRK, encoded by the coding sequence atgtccaacggcagctccatcacccagttcctcctcctggcattcgcagacacgcgggagctgcagctcttgcacttctgcctcttcctgggcatctacctggctgctctcgtgggcaatggcctcatcatcactgccgtagcctgtgaccaccgcctccacacccccatgtacttcttcctcctcaacctctccctcctcgacctgggtgccatctccaccactctgcccaaggccatggccaactccctctgggacaccagcgCCATCTCTTACACTGGATGTGTTGCACAGCTCTTTCTATTTCTCAccttgatgtcagcagagttttatcttctgacagtcatggcctatgaccgctacgttgccatctgcaaacccctgcactatgggtccctcctgggcagcagagcttgtgtccacatggcagcagctgcctggggcagtggctttctcactgctctgctgcacacagctaatacattttcaatacctctctgccaagggaatggcctagaccagttcttctgtgaaactccacagatcctcaagctctcctgctcacaatcagactacctcagggaagctggccTTCTGGTGGTTAGTGCTTTTGGCTTtttgggatgttttgttttcattgcggtgtcctatgtgcagatcttcagggctgtgatgaggatcccctcacagcagggaagacagaaagccttttccacgtgcctccctcacctggccgtggtttCCCTCTTTATCACCACTGGGGTGTTTTCCAACCTGAAGCCGCCCTCCGTCTCCTCTTCATTCCTGAATctagtggtgtcatttctgtactcggtggtgcctccagcagtgaaccccctcatctacagcatgaggaaccaggagctcaaggatgccctgaggaaa